In Eremothecium gossypii ATCC 10895 chromosome II, complete sequence, the genomic window CACCACACGTGACAGCAACACCGATATGGAGTTTTTGCTGAGTTAAGCTACCCCACAATTGTGGAGCATCGGGGCGGGATCGGCATATGGATCACGTGATTGGAAGCATCGCGATTGTTTTTAGCCCCACCAtacgagcagctgcagcgcctcTATACTAACCGTCGTGCTGTGTGCGACGGCCGTACTTCCGAGATTGACCCAGCGGTGTCGCCTATTGCAACCCCGTGCTCTGTTGCATCCCGCAGTGCTTTCTGACCGGCCAGTATTAATAGTCGACGCGCTGTTGTTATACGATCACGTGCACTTGTTTACTTCCGTGCACCCGACCATCGCCTCACTACATTTTGCATCCGATGCCGTGCTCACGAGCTCGCTCAAACGTACTGGCAACGCCATCTGCGCCCCGCGCACGTCGCCCACATGCCAGTTGACACAGCAGCACCACAGTCTACAGCTAACCCTGACCCTTCGGTACAGACGGACCGTGCGGCCGTCAACTTTACGCCGTCTACCGACGCATCGTCGTTCCAGTTCTACCCGGACAACCCTGAGTCGCCGCTCGCACGCTACCGCTTCGCGGCAAAGGGTCCGAGCCAGTATTTCGACCCCTGCCAGGAGTCTGCGAACATGTCGATGAAGTGTCTGGAGCGGAACAACTACGACAGAGATCTCTGTCGCGAATACTTCGATGCCTACCGCGAGTGCAAGAAGCAGTGGCTTAGCGCTCGGAGGAAGGACAACTCTCAGTGGACCTAGGCTTTTGCAGAAGCGCTGGCGCGCTTACATAGATCTACGTAGATGCACTGCTAGAGCGTCGCCGGCTCGGCTGCCGGCGTCCGGGACGATGGCCGGCGGGTTCCGTTCCGGACACAGACacaaaaattttcaccGCCTTTTTCAGCTATCATGTGCAGTAATCCGCTCTGGTTCCACTCGTCCACAGGACTCTATACGGCATATCAACTGCTCTGAAGGACTCTACGACTGTACCATAGGCTCGAACGCTCAGGATGTCATCAGAGAACTCGTTTGCTGGGTTTGTATCTAGAAATAGGACGGCGATCATCGCCACTGCGGCTGCCGGCGCATCTGCGGTGGGGGCGTACTACTACTACCAGCAGTTACAGCGGCAAAGTAGCGGCGAGGTTTCTAAAGATGCAACAGGCAGCACCGATGTGAAgagcaagaagaagaagaagcggAACAACAAGAAGAAGTATCCGGTTGACCAGAATGGCGAGCCGGATCTTTCGGGGATGGCGACGTTTACCGAAGAGCAAAAAGAAAAGTACGCGATGGCGTTGAAGGACAAGGGGAACGAGTGCTTTAAGGACCAGCGGTACGAGGAGGCGATCAAGTTCTACGACTGCGCGTTGAAGCTAAAAGAAGACCCGGTGTTCTACTCGAATCGGTCGGCGTGCTACGTGCCCTTGAACAAGCTGGAGAAGGTTGTGGAGGACACCACTGCTGCACTAAAGCTGAAACCCGACTATTCTAAGTGTTTGCTTCGTCGTGCAACAGCTAATGAATCGTTGGGTAATTATGCTGATGCTATGTTGGATTTATCTGCCGTATCTCTATACGGCGGGTACAGCTCGCAGACAATTGAGCCCGTGCTGGAGCGGAATATGAACAAGCAGGCTATGCAAGTATTGAAACAGAAACTCTCTGGTGGAGAGAAACACGAACTTCCTTCCAATACTTCCTTAGCGTCTTTCTTCCGCATCTTCCCTTCGGAGACATCGTTGGAGAACTACGATGAAACTTCCGAGGCAGACCGCATTCTTCTCAAGGGATTGTGCGCCCTACacgcgcgccaggcaggCTCCTATGAAATTGCTGATGAAGCCTTTACCGATGCTGTAGAAAAGTTCACCGCAGCTCATGAAGCCAACCCAGATAATGCTGCTTTGAAGCAGAAACTAGCGATTGCATTGGAACACGTTGGTATTTTGAAGTTCCTTAAGAACGAACCATTGGAAGCTCACAATCTTCTCCAGAAGGCTATCGACTTGTTCCCAAGGCCAAACTCTTACATATACATGGGATTGATTATGGCGGACAAGGGCCAGGCTGATGAGTACGCTcagaactttgaaaaggCTTTGGAGTTGGATCCAAAATCGTCTGCTGCTTACTACCACCGTGCCCAAATGAACTTTGTGATCCAGCAGTTTGACCAGGCTGGTAAGGACTTTGACAAGGCTAAGGAATGTGACCCTAGCAGAGTTTACCCTTACATTCAGTTGGCCTGCCTCGCTTACCGTGAGAAGAAATTCGACGACTGTGAGACACTTTTCAGCGAAGCTAGAAGAAGGTTCCCTACTGCTCCAGAAGTTCCAAACTTCTACGCAGAGATTCTCTCAGACAAGGGCGATTTCGAGAATGCTCTAAAGGAATACGACTTTGCCAGAAAGTTGGAGGATGCTCAGGAGGGTATTCACGTTGGTGTCGCTCCATTGGTCGGCAAGGCCGCCCTTTTGGCAAGACAGCCATCTGCTAGCAACTTTGCAGAGGCTACCAAGTTGTTTGAATTAGCATGTGAGAAGGACCCAAGATCGGAACAAGCCAAGATAGGTCTTGCCCAGCTAAAACTACAACAAGAAGAAGTGGACGAGGCCATCAAGTTGTTTGAAGCGGCTGCTGACTTGTCTCGCGCTTTCGAAGAGAAGCTACAGGCTACGACATTTGCAGAGGCAGCAAAGATTCAGAAGAGAATCAGAGCTGACCCAGTCATGAGCGCCAAGATTCAGGAAACTCTGGACGCCTACCGTGCCCAGGGCATGGTGGTCTGAGCGCTACGTTGAGTTTGTTGATCTTAACCAAAAACCAGCAACTGGATTTCAGTTAATGATGATATACTCGTAGTTAAATCCGTTTCTATGTCTGTCTGTATATATCACTTATTTCATTCCCCCCCAGCTCTTACCGCGGAGACACTAGCCCGACAGCACATCCGACCGCTCGATATGTTGTAGTACAAAATGCATTCCATTGCTGCAGCTCACACACTGCGGAAGATACATAAATTTCTGTAACTATTCGGGAATATATAAACTCCACAGCACATACTAATAGCCTACTCGTGGCCTTTTTGAACTGTTACTCTGATCTTGCTCATTATTGTCCACGTTCCGCTTCTTAGCTGGACTTTGCAGGCCCGAGTAAGGCAGGTCGAAGTCATCCACCAAAAAGGGAAGCTCGTCGGCGGCATCGCCTTCTTCGTAATCACTGGATGCGCCAGATTCACAGCCATCAAGCCCATACATACTGATGCGGTCTGCAAGGGGGACCTGCGATGCATAGGGTGGTTTGGCCATTACCTGCGGCGTGTCGTCTGCATTACGCAGCGGCAGGGCGTCTCCGTTTGTCTGCAGCGCGCCCTTCGGCGCCGCCCCCGTGACCTTTAACTGGTCAAGGAGGCTCATGCTGCACACGGGCTCCTCGTAGAGCGTTCGGCCCGAGAGTATGCGCATCATGCTTGTGATCCCGAACTGCTCGTTCACCTGCTCCTCGTCCACACAGCCCTTCCGCCGCAAGTGCTGCTGCGCAGAAACAAAGGCCCCCCGGAAGTTGTCGAGAAACTGCGCGTCAATCGTGGAGAGGTCCACGATCCCCGTCTTCTCGAAGTTTAGCATGATCGCATTCATAGTTGTCTGATCTCGCGCTGCAAGGCGCTCGTACACGAGCTTTTGCCAGTCTGGAAACGCATCATGGTCCGAGTTTAAGGACGAATTGTCGTCGTCCGACTCTACCTCGCTGATAATCAACGGTGCAGGCTCAGTTGTCCCCAGCTTGCGGTCTTCGTCGGATTCGTCGATGTTAGTCATGAATTTTAACTTGGTATCAGCATTCCGCTTCCTTTGCTCACTCTGCAACATCTTTTTGCTTAGCCTCTACTGTGATTATCTTCGATAGTACCGATTTCACGAACTGATGCCGTCATTACTGCATACTGACCCTATATATACTAAATATTTGAGCTATTTCGTCCTGCCATTTGTGGTTGTGACACTGACGCTGTACAGCTATTTCATCTCTTGTAAATCATCACATTGCACGTTATGAAATTTTCAGGTTAGCCATGGCAAAATTTGAAACGTTGAAGACTAAGGTAAACTGAGGTATCTATCGGAGGCCAAGGTACTCCTTTTGATTCGATCTGTCGTAGCGTGATGTTTTTCAACATGTTGCGTCCCTTGACGGGGCTGCCGGTGCGTTTCGGAAGTGGTGCATTTGCAGCGACGACGCAGCCGTCGCTGATCATGGTGCGGACACTAATGAAGACGCACAAAGGCGCAGCTAAGAGATGGCGGAAGACTGCAGGAGGGTACAAGCGTTCGAAGGCTGGCCGCAGCCACGGTAACACAGGCTGGGGACAGCGCGCGCTGAAGCAGCTCTCTGGGCGGACCATGGCGGCGAGTGCCCATCTGAAGCGTCTGCGGCGCCTACTGCCATACCACTGAGCATGCTGCACGAGCTGCGTGCAGCGCTCGTCACGTGATCGGGTTACATGTGAATAGTTTATACGTTCTATAAGAGATATCAGTCTATTGCTAGTTTTTAGCGGGGGTAGCGTTGCAGAGGTGCTCAATCCAGCGGCCGGTGTCGGAGTTGCGGGAGAGCTCGCTGGTGGGGAAGTAGTGGTAGTTTGTCTTCAGGGAGATAGCAAAAGGCACGTTGTCGAAGGTCACAAGACGGATTTTACAGTAGGTGTTGTCTGGTATCGTGCGTACCACCTCGAGAAAGCGGTCCAGGTCTGGGGTTTCGATCTCATTCACGTGTGTGATGAAGTTTGTAGACGAGATACCGTACTGGATCGCAGGCGATGACTGCCCACGGAACGTGCAGTAGACCCCGCTGGGGATGTTCAGCATAGCCTGGCGCACGGCATGATGTGGAGCCTGCAGGATGCAGCCCGCGAAAATCACGATCTTTGACGTCTCCTCCACCTCGATAGTCTTGATATCGAGATCCATTATGGAACCCTTTCTGACGATCTTGAAGCGCAGCACCTGCTGGACCGCGGGCACATCTGTTGTTGTGACGATACCTTCCAGGTCACGCATCTGCTTCACAAGCTGGTCGTTGACGGAGAGTATGATGTCTCCGCTCACAAGTTTTTGCTCTTCGTCGGTGTAAGAGACTCTCGTCACGGTGATGAACTGCAATCGGTTTTCAGACTCGCTCTCCATTCGTTTAATCCATTCCTCTGGCACGCCTCTTAATCTAGCCTGTAGGACTGAGATTGA contains:
- the COX23 gene encoding Cox23p (Syntenic homolog of Saccharomyces cerevisiae YHR116W (COX23)), whose amino-acid sequence is MPVDTAAPQSTANPDPSVQTDRAAVNFTPSTDASSFQFYPDNPESPLARYRFAAKGPSQYFDPCQESANMSMKCLERNNYDRDLCREYFDAYRECKKQWLSARRKDNSQWT
- the TOM70 gene encoding protein channel TOM70 (Syntenic homolog of Saccharomyces cerevisiae YNL121C (TOM70) and YHR117W (TOM71)), giving the protein MSSENSFAGFVSRNRTAIIATAAAGASAVGAYYYYQQLQRQSSGEVSKDATGSTDVKSKKKKKRNNKKKYPVDQNGEPDLSGMATFTEEQKEKYAMALKDKGNECFKDQRYEEAIKFYDCALKLKEDPVFYSNRSACYVPLNKLEKVVEDTTAALKLKPDYSKCLLRRATANESLGNYADAMLDLSAVSLYGGYSSQTIEPVLERNMNKQAMQVLKQKLSGGEKHELPSNTSLASFFRIFPSETSLENYDETSEADRILLKGLCALHARQAGSYEIADEAFTDAVEKFTAAHEANPDNAALKQKLAIALEHVGILKFLKNEPLEAHNLLQKAIDLFPRPNSYIYMGLIMADKGQADEYAQNFEKALELDPKSSAAYYHRAQMNFVIQQFDQAGKDFDKAKECDPSRVYPYIQLACLAYREKKFDDCETLFSEARRRFPTAPEVPNFYAEILSDKGDFENALKEYDFARKLEDAQEGIHVGVAPLVGKAALLARQPSASNFAEATKLFELACEKDPRSEQAKIGLAQLKLQQEEVDEAIKLFEAAADLSRAFEEKLQATTFAEAAKIQKRIRADPVMSAKIQETLDAYRAQGMVV
- a CDS encoding ABR132Cp (NOHBY215; No homolog in Saccharomyces cerevisiae); protein product: MQSEQRKRNADTKLKFMTNIDESDEDRKLGTTEPAPLIISEVESDDDNSSLNSDHDAFPDWQKLVYERLAARDQTTMNAIMLNFEKTGIVDLSTIDAQFLDNFRGAFVSAQQHLRRKGCVDEEQVNEQFGITSMMRILSGRTLYEEPVCSMSLLDQLKVTGAAPKGALQTNGDALPLRNADDTPQVMAKPPYASQVPLADRISMYGLDGCESGASSDYEEGDAADELPFLVDDFDLPYSGLQSPAKKRNVDNNEQDQSNSSKRPRVGY
- the MRP35 gene encoding mitochondrial 54S ribosomal protein bL35m (Syntenic homolog of Saccharomyces cerevisiae YNL122C): MFFNMLRPLTGLPVRFGSGAFAATTQPSLIMVRTLMKTHKGAAKRWRKTAGGYKRSKAGRSHGNTGWGQRALKQLSGRTMAASAHLKRLRRLLPYH